From the genome of Dickeya aquatica, one region includes:
- the folP gene encoding dihydropteroate synthase — protein sequence MKLNVRGEVLDLSCPQVMGILNVTPDSFSDGGRHNTLNAALIHAEQMITAGATFIDIGGESTRPGADEVSVEEELERVVPVVEALAQRFEIWISVDTSKPEVITACAEAGAHLINDIRALGEPGALEAAAATGLPVCLMHMQGIPKTMQHTPHYDDVVGEVAMFFEHHIERCATAGIARERLLLDPGFGFGKNLQHNYRLLAHLDALHRFGLPLLVGMSRKSMIGQLLGVPPLERIHGSVACAVIAAMQGAHIIRVHDVKATVDAIRVVEATLSEKE from the coding sequence ATGAAATTAAATGTGCGCGGTGAGGTGCTAGACCTCTCCTGCCCCCAGGTGATGGGAATATTAAATGTCACGCCAGACTCTTTCTCTGATGGTGGCCGTCACAATACGTTGAATGCCGCGTTGATCCATGCTGAACAAATGATTACCGCAGGCGCGACTTTCATTGATATTGGCGGTGAATCTACCCGGCCAGGTGCTGATGAAGTGAGTGTCGAAGAGGAATTGGAGCGGGTCGTTCCTGTAGTAGAAGCGCTGGCGCAGCGTTTCGAAATCTGGATTTCCGTCGATACGTCCAAGCCTGAGGTGATAACCGCTTGTGCTGAAGCGGGCGCACATCTTATTAATGATATTCGTGCGCTGGGCGAACCGGGGGCGCTTGAAGCCGCGGCGGCAACCGGCTTGCCAGTCTGTCTGATGCATATGCAAGGGATACCGAAAACCATGCAACACACGCCGCATTATGACGATGTGGTGGGTGAGGTCGCGATGTTTTTTGAGCATCATATTGAACGTTGTGCCACTGCGGGGATTGCCCGCGAACGGTTGTTACTGGATCCAGGTTTCGGTTTCGGCAAGAATTTGCAGCATAATTACCGTCTTCTTGCACATCTGGACGCATTGCACCGCTTTGGTTTACCGCTATTGGTGGGGATGTCCAGAAAATCGATGATTGGGCAATTGCTGGGTGTTCCACCGCTTGAACGTATTCATGGCAGTGTCGCGTGCGCGGTTATTGCTGCGATGCAGGGGGCTCACATCATTCGGGTCCACGATGTAAAAGCGACGGTTGATGCAATACGTGTCGTTGAAGCAACGCTTTCAGAAAAGGAATAA
- the rlmE gene encoding 23S rRNA (uridine(2552)-2'-O)-methyltransferase RlmE, whose translation MANKKRSASSTRWLQEHFSDKYVQQAQKKGLRSRAWFKLDEIQQTDRLFKPGMTVVDLGAAPGGWSQYVVSQIGGKGRVIACDLLPMDPIVGVDFLQGDFRDELVLKTLMERVGDQKVQVVMSDMAPNMSGTPAVDIPRAMYLVELALEMCRDVLAPGGSFVVKVFQGVGFDEYLREIRSLFTTVKIRKPDASRARSREVYIVATGRKL comes from the coding sequence ATGGCTAACAAAAAGCGTTCTGCAAGCTCAACCCGCTGGTTGCAGGAACACTTTAGCGATAAATATGTACAGCAGGCGCAGAAAAAAGGGCTTCGTTCACGCGCTTGGTTTAAACTTGATGAAATACAGCAAACTGACAGGCTGTTTAAACCCGGAATGACCGTGGTTGACCTGGGGGCGGCACCCGGTGGGTGGTCACAATATGTGGTCAGCCAAATCGGTGGTAAAGGGCGTGTGATTGCATGCGATCTTTTGCCGATGGATCCGATTGTTGGTGTCGATTTTCTTCAAGGCGACTTTCGTGATGAATTAGTGCTCAAAACCCTGATGGAAAGGGTGGGAGACCAAAAAGTTCAGGTGGTGATGTCAGACATGGCCCCGAACATGAGTGGTACCCCGGCGGTTGATATTCCTCGTGCTATGTATCTGGTGGAGCTTGCGCTGGAAATGTGCCGGGATGTGTTGGCTCCGGGTGGCAGTTTTGTAGTGAAAGTCTTTCAGGGCGTGGGATTCGATGAGTATCTGCGCGAGATTCGCTCCCTGTTTACGACGGTTAAGATTCGTAAGCCAGATGCTTCTCGAGCCCGGTCTCGTGAGGTGTACATTGTAGCGACAGGCCGTAAACTGTAG
- the glmM gene encoding phosphoglucosamine mutase: MSSRKYFGTDGIRGKVGDLPITPDFVLKLGWAAGQVLARHGSRKIIIGKDTRISGYMLESALEAGLAAAGLSASFTGPMPTPAVAYLTRTFRAEAGIVISASHNPYYDNGIKFFSIDGTKLPDDVEEAIEAEMEKPLTCVESAELGKANRIVDAAGRYIEFCKGTFPGELSLNGLKIVVDCANGATYHIAPSVLRELGAKVIAIGCEPDGMNINEQCGATDVTQLQARVLAEKADVGLAFDGDGDRLMMVDHLGNKVDGDQILYIIAREALRQGQLRGGAVGTLMSNMGLELALKQLGIPFARAKVGDRYVLELMQLRGWRIGAENSGHVILLDKTTTGDGIIAALQVLTAIVRNHMSLHDLCSGMTLFPQVLVNVRFNGEGNPLESEPVRQVTRMVEEQLSGRGRVLLRKSGTEPLIRVMVEGEDEATVTQMANKIADAVRAAG; the protein is encoded by the coding sequence ATGAGCAGTCGCAAATATTTTGGCACTGATGGTATTCGAGGTAAGGTCGGCGACCTGCCTATCACTCCTGATTTTGTCTTAAAACTGGGATGGGCCGCCGGGCAGGTTTTGGCCCGCCATGGCTCCAGAAAAATCATTATCGGCAAAGATACCCGCATTTCCGGTTATATGCTGGAGTCAGCCCTGGAAGCCGGTCTGGCTGCTGCTGGCTTGTCTGCTTCTTTTACAGGACCGATGCCGACGCCTGCCGTTGCTTACCTGACACGCACCTTCCGTGCAGAAGCCGGGATTGTGATATCTGCTTCACACAATCCTTATTACGATAATGGCATTAAGTTTTTTTCAATTGATGGCACAAAATTACCTGATGATGTAGAGGAAGCGATAGAAGCGGAGATGGAGAAACCATTAACGTGCGTCGAATCTGCTGAACTGGGTAAAGCCAACCGTATTGTTGATGCCGCAGGTCGCTATATCGAGTTTTGCAAAGGCACATTCCCTGGCGAGCTGAGCCTGAACGGTTTGAAGATTGTTGTTGATTGTGCGAACGGTGCAACCTATCACATTGCTCCTAGCGTATTACGTGAACTCGGCGCAAAAGTGATTGCGATTGGCTGTGAGCCTGATGGCATGAATATTAACGAGCAATGTGGCGCGACGGATGTTACCCAGCTTCAGGCTCGTGTGCTGGCAGAAAAAGCTGATGTGGGACTGGCATTTGATGGCGATGGCGATCGCCTTATGATGGTTGATCATCTCGGCAATAAGGTCGATGGCGATCAAATTCTTTATATCATTGCCCGAGAGGCTCTGCGTCAAGGTCAACTACGTGGTGGCGCGGTTGGAACACTGATGAGCAATATGGGCCTGGAGCTGGCATTAAAACAGCTGGGTATTCCGTTTGCGCGCGCTAAAGTTGGTGACCGTTATGTGCTTGAACTGATGCAATTACGAGGGTGGCGGATTGGCGCTGAGAATTCAGGGCACGTTATTTTGCTGGATAAAACCACGACGGGGGATGGCATCATCGCCGCGTTACAGGTATTGACGGCAATTGTACGTAATCATATGAGTCTGCATGATCTGTGCAGCGGTATGACATTATTTCCACAAGTTCTGGTGAATGTACGCTTCAATGGTGAGGGTAACCCACTGGAAAGTGAGCCGGTCAGGCAAGTCACCCGCATGGTGGAAGAACAGCTTTCCGGCCGGGGGCGTGTACTGTTACGTAAATCTGGCACTGAACCGCTAATTCGTGTCATGGTTGAAGGTGAAGATGAAGCAACGGTAACGCAGATGGCAAATAAAATTGCAGATGCGGTAAGGGCGGCCGGGTAA
- the rimP gene encoding ribosome maturation factor RimP: MSTLEQKLTEMISAPVEALGYELVGIEFIRGRQSTLRIYIDSEDGITVDDCADVSHQVSAVLDVEDPISVAYNLEVSSPGLERPLFTAAHYARFLNEEVSLVLRMAVQNRRKWQGIIKFVEGEMITVTVEGKDEVFALSNIQKANLVPHF, encoded by the coding sequence TTGTCCACATTAGAACAAAAGTTAACAGAGATGATTTCGGCACCTGTTGAAGCCCTTGGCTATGAACTGGTGGGCATTGAGTTCATCCGGGGACGCCAGTCTACACTGCGTATCTATATTGATAGTGAAGATGGCATCACTGTTGATGATTGTGCTGATGTCAGCCACCAGGTCAGTGCGGTGCTGGATGTCGAAGATCCTATATCCGTTGCCTATAACCTGGAAGTGTCATCGCCAGGTCTGGAACGTCCTCTTTTTACTGCGGCGCATTATGCGCGTTTCCTCAATGAGGAAGTTAGCCTGGTGTTGCGTATGGCCGTCCAGAATCGCCGCAAGTGGCAAGGTATCATTAAATTTGTTGAAGGTGAGATGATTACTGTCACGGTGGAAGGCAAAGATGAAGTGTTCGCGCTGAGCAACATCCAGAAAGCGAATCTGGTACCCCACTTTTAA
- the greA gene encoding transcription elongation factor GreA encodes MKQFPMTLRGAEKLREELEHLKMVRRPEIIAAIADAREHGDLKENAEYHAAREQQGFCEGRIQEIEAKLSNAQIIDVTKMAANGRVIFGSTVTVMNLDTEEEQTYRIVGDDEADFKQNLISVNSPIARGLIGKEGDDVVTITTPGGVVEYEILKVEYL; translated from the coding sequence ATGAAACAATTTCCGATGACGTTGCGTGGTGCTGAAAAGTTACGCGAAGAACTGGAACACCTGAAGATGGTGCGTCGCCCCGAGATCATTGCTGCTATCGCAGATGCGCGTGAACATGGCGATTTAAAAGAGAACGCCGAGTATCATGCCGCCCGTGAGCAGCAAGGTTTCTGTGAAGGCCGGATTCAGGAGATTGAAGCCAAACTGTCTAATGCCCAAATCATTGATGTCACGAAAATGGCTGCGAATGGGCGTGTTATTTTTGGCTCTACAGTAACGGTAATGAATCTGGATACTGAAGAGGAGCAAACTTACCGTATCGTGGGCGATGATGAAGCGGATTTTAAACAAAATCTGATTTCTGTTAACTCACCGATTGCTCGTGGTCTGATCGGCAAGGAAGGTGATGATGTCGTGACGATCACTACGCCTGGCGGCGTTGTTGAATATGAGATCCTGAAGGTGGAATATCTTTAA
- the yhbY gene encoding ribosome assembly RNA-binding protein YhbY produces the protein MNLSNKQKQHLKGLAHPLKPVVMLGNNGLTEGVLAEIEQALEHHELIKVKIATEDRETKGLIVEAILRETGASNVQVIGHTLVLYRASKERKIVLPR, from the coding sequence ATGAATCTGAGTAATAAACAAAAACAACACCTGAAAGGCTTGGCCCACCCGTTAAAACCGGTTGTTATGCTTGGCAATAACGGCCTTACCGAAGGTGTCCTGGCTGAAATCGAGCAGGCACTAGAGCATCATGAACTGATCAAGGTGAAAATTGCCACCGAAGATCGCGAAACCAAAGGGTTGATTGTCGAAGCCATTCTGCGCGAAACCGGTGCCAGCAATGTTCAGGTCATTGGCCATACACTGGTGCTCTATCGTGCGTCAAAAGAACGCAAGATTGTGTTGCCGCGTTAA
- the nusA gene encoding transcription termination factor NusA has protein sequence MNKEILAVVEAVSNEKAVPREKIFEALETALATATKKKYEQEIDVRVCIDRKTGDFDTFRRWQVVNEVTLPTREITLDAAQFEDPSIDLGGYIEDQIESVTFDRITTQTAKQVIVQKVREAERAMVVDQFREQEGEIVTGVVKKVNRDNISLDLGNNAEAVIGREDMLPRENFRPGDRIRGVLYAVRPEARGAQLFVSRSRPEMLIELFRIEVPEIGEEVIEIKAAARDPGSRAKIAVKTNDKRIDPVGACVGMRGARVQAVSSELGGERIDIVLWDDNPAQFVINAMAPADVASIVVDEDKHTMDIAVEAGNLAQAIGRNGQNVRLASQLSGWELNVMTIEDLQAKHQAEAHAAIDVFTKYLDVDEEFATALVEEGFSSLEELAYVPMHELQEIDGLDEETIEALRERAKAALTTLALANEENRGGGQPAEDLLNLPSLSREMAFKLAACGVCTLEDLAEQGVDDLTDIEGLDEEKAGELIMAARNICWFGGSNE, from the coding sequence ATGAATAAAGAGATTCTGGCTGTTGTTGAAGCGGTTTCCAATGAAAAGGCTGTACCGCGCGAGAAGATTTTTGAAGCGCTAGAAACGGCGCTTGCGACAGCAACAAAGAAAAAATACGAACAGGAAATCGACGTACGCGTTTGCATTGATCGCAAAACGGGAGATTTCGATACGTTCCGTCGTTGGCAGGTGGTGAACGAAGTTACCCTGCCGACGCGTGAAATCACGTTAGATGCGGCCCAATTTGAAGACCCTTCGATAGATCTCGGCGGTTACATTGAAGATCAAATTGAATCAGTAACCTTTGACCGTATTACCACTCAAACTGCCAAGCAGGTTATCGTCCAGAAGGTTCGTGAAGCTGAGCGAGCTATGGTGGTTGACCAATTCCGTGAGCAGGAAGGCGAAATTGTCACCGGTGTCGTGAAAAAGGTAAATCGCGATAATATTAGCCTGGACTTAGGCAACAATGCTGAAGCCGTTATTGGCCGAGAAGATATGTTGCCGCGTGAAAATTTCCGTCCTGGGGATCGTATCCGTGGTGTGTTGTACGCGGTTCGCCCTGAAGCTCGCGGCGCTCAGCTGTTTGTCAGCCGTTCCCGCCCTGAAATGCTGATTGAACTGTTCCGCATCGAAGTGCCTGAAATTGGTGAAGAAGTTATTGAGATTAAAGCCGCCGCTCGTGACCCTGGGTCTCGTGCCAAAATCGCGGTAAAAACGAACGACAAACGTATTGACCCGGTCGGGGCATGCGTAGGTATGCGTGGTGCGCGCGTTCAGGCGGTTTCCAGCGAATTGGGTGGGGAGCGTATTGATATCGTGCTGTGGGATGATAATCCGGCACAATTTGTCATCAATGCGATGGCACCCGCAGATGTGGCTTCTATCGTGGTGGATGAAGATAAACACACCATGGATATTGCTGTCGAGGCTGGCAATCTGGCCCAGGCTATCGGCCGTAATGGTCAAAACGTTCGACTCGCCTCCCAACTGAGTGGCTGGGAACTGAACGTTATGACGATTGAAGATTTGCAGGCGAAACATCAGGCTGAAGCACACGCAGCCATTGATGTCTTCACCAAATATCTTGATGTTGACGAAGAGTTTGCTACCGCACTGGTTGAAGAGGGTTTCTCATCGCTTGAAGAACTGGCTTATGTACCTATGCATGAGCTGCAAGAGATTGACGGGCTTGATGAAGAAACCATTGAAGCACTGCGTGAACGGGCTAAAGCAGCCTTGACGACGCTGGCGCTGGCTAATGAAGAGAATCGTGGTGGTGGCCAGCCTGCGGAAGATTTGCTGAATTTACCATCGCTCTCGCGCGAAATGGCGTTTAAACTGGCTGCCTGTGGTGTGTGCACGCTGGAAGATCTTGCTGAGCAGGGCGTCGATGACCTGACAGATATTGAAGGGCTTGATGAAGAAAAAGCCGGTGAGCTGATTATGGCTGCACGCAATATCTGTTGGTTTGGTGGCAGTAACGAATAA
- the secG gene encoding preprotein translocase subunit SecG: protein MYEALLVIFLLSAIGLVGLIMLQQGKGADMGASFGAGASATLFGSSGSGNFMTRMTALFATLFFVLSLILGNMSSGHGKKSSEWENLNQPAAPAKAEQTKAPAAPSSDIPK, encoded by the coding sequence ATGTACGAAGCTCTTCTGGTTATTTTCCTGCTATCAGCAATCGGACTTGTTGGTCTTATTATGCTACAGCAAGGTAAAGGTGCAGATATGGGCGCGTCGTTCGGAGCCGGAGCTTCCGCTACGCTGTTTGGCTCTAGTGGTTCAGGCAACTTTATGACCCGAATGACGGCGCTGTTTGCCACGCTGTTTTTCGTACTCAGTCTGATTCTGGGCAACATGAGTTCCGGCCACGGCAAAAAAAGCAGTGAGTGGGAAAACCTGAATCAGCCAGCTGCGCCGGCGAAAGCCGAGCAAACTAAAGCGCCAGCTGCACCGTCAAGCGATATTCCTAAATAA
- the dacB gene encoding serine-type D-Ala-D-Ala carboxypeptidase yields MRFLSILTGFLCAIALNVAAAPIDEYTKYLPDGANLALIAQKVGASAPAIDYHSQQMALPASTQKVITALAALLQLGPDYRFVTTMESHGSVSNGVLRGNLIVRFSGDPSLKRQQIRNMVQELKKRGLREINGDVLIDTSVFSSHDKAPGWPWNDMTQCFSAPPAAAIVDKNCFSISLYSAPKAGENAFIRVASYYPVHMFSEVRTLAKGSPDAPYCELDVVPGELNRFTVTGCLTQRAEPLPLAFAVQDGASYAGAIVKDELQQAEIHLTGSLRRQSLPGTAGTVLTQTQSEPLHDLLTTMLKKSDNMIADTVFRTIGHERFKVPGTWRAGSDAVRQILRQKAGIDLGNTIIVDGSGLSRHNLIAPATMMQVLQYIAQHDTELNYIKMLPLAGYDGTLRYRGGLHEAGLDGKVSAKTGALQGVYNLAGFITTASGQRMAFVQYLSGYAVPPEDQKERRIPLVRFESRVYKDIYQNN; encoded by the coding sequence ATGCGTTTTTTATCGATTCTGACTGGCTTTCTTTGTGCTATCGCCCTGAATGTGGCGGCAGCTCCCATTGATGAATATACGAAATATTTACCTGATGGAGCCAATCTGGCACTGATAGCCCAAAAAGTGGGAGCATCTGCTCCTGCTATCGACTATCACAGCCAGCAAATGGCGCTGCCAGCCAGTACACAGAAAGTCATTACCGCGCTGGCAGCACTGCTGCAACTGGGTCCAGACTATCGTTTTGTCACCACAATGGAAAGCCACGGCTCGGTCTCAAACGGCGTATTGCGCGGCAATCTGATTGTACGGTTCAGTGGCGATCCTTCGCTCAAACGTCAGCAAATTCGAAACATGGTACAGGAACTGAAAAAACGTGGGCTGCGCGAGATTAATGGTGATGTTCTGATCGATACCTCGGTATTTTCCAGCCATGATAAAGCGCCAGGCTGGCCCTGGAATGACATGACACAATGCTTCAGTGCTCCCCCTGCGGCAGCCATTGTCGATAAAAACTGTTTCTCCATTTCACTCTACAGTGCCCCTAAAGCGGGAGAAAACGCGTTTATTCGCGTTGCCTCTTATTACCCAGTACATATGTTCAGCGAGGTTAGAACGCTGGCAAAAGGCTCACCGGATGCGCCATATTGCGAACTGGATGTGGTGCCAGGGGAGCTTAACCGGTTTACTGTTACCGGTTGTCTGACACAGCGGGCAGAGCCGCTGCCTCTGGCGTTCGCAGTTCAGGATGGAGCCAGCTACGCCGGAGCCATCGTTAAGGATGAATTGCAGCAAGCAGAGATACATCTCACAGGCAGTTTACGTCGCCAAAGCTTGCCGGGTACGGCGGGAACGGTGTTAACACAAACGCAATCCGAACCGCTGCATGACTTATTGACGACCATGCTCAAAAAATCAGACAACATGATTGCAGACACGGTATTTCGCACCATCGGTCATGAACGATTTAAAGTACCGGGGACCTGGCGGGCCGGCTCTGATGCAGTACGTCAGATATTGCGCCAGAAAGCAGGTATCGACCTTGGCAACACCATCATCGTTGATGGCTCCGGCTTATCCAGACACAACCTTATCGCTCCCGCCACCATGATGCAGGTTCTGCAATATATAGCTCAACATGATACAGAGCTGAACTACATTAAGATGCTGCCACTGGCCGGTTATGACGGCACGCTGCGCTATCGCGGTGGCCTGCACGAAGCCGGGCTTGATGGCAAAGTTTCAGCGAAAACGGGGGCCTTGCAAGGCGTCTATAATCTGGCTGGATTCATTACCACAGCCAGCGGTCAACGTATGGCATTTGTGCAATACCTGTCCGGCTATGCCGTGCCACCAGAAGATCAAAAAGAAAGGCGCATTCCACTGGTGCGTTTCGAAAGCCGAGTTTATAAAGACATCTACCAAAATAACTGA
- the cgtA gene encoding Obg family GTPase CgtA, which produces MKFVDEATILVVAGDGGNGCVSFRREKYIPNGGPDGGDGGDGGDVYLLADENLNTLIDYRFEKSFRAERGQNGQSRDCTGKRGKDITIKVPVGTRVLDKSTGEVLGDMTRHQQQLMVAKGGWHGLGNTRFKSSVNRAPRQKTNGTPGEERELLLELLLLADVGMLGLPNAGKSTFIRAVSAAKPKVADYPFTTLVPSLGVVRMDSEQSFVVADIPGLIEGASDGAGLGIRFLKHLERCRVLLHLIDLAPIDESDPIENAKVIVNELQCYSADLAEKPRWLVFNKVDLLDKAEAEKRAKDIATALGWEGKYYLISAASREGVNALCWDVMSFLNTQPKAMEEHESKAPEKVDFMWDDYHREQLEAAQAEAEEEWDDDWDEDDDEGVEIVYQR; this is translated from the coding sequence ATGAAGTTTGTAGATGAGGCCACCATTCTGGTGGTGGCAGGTGATGGTGGTAATGGCTGTGTCAGCTTCCGCCGTGAAAAGTACATACCCAACGGTGGCCCGGACGGCGGTGACGGTGGTGACGGTGGTGACGTTTATCTGCTGGCAGATGAAAACCTCAATACCCTGATTGACTACCGTTTTGAGAAATCTTTCCGCGCTGAACGTGGCCAGAACGGCCAAAGCCGTGACTGTACCGGCAAGCGGGGTAAAGACATTACTATCAAAGTGCCGGTAGGCACCCGGGTGTTAGATAAAAGCACGGGAGAAGTGCTGGGCGATATGACCCGTCATCAGCAGCAATTGATGGTTGCCAAAGGTGGCTGGCATGGCCTGGGTAATACGCGTTTTAAATCTTCCGTGAATCGAGCGCCAAGACAGAAAACCAATGGTACACCGGGCGAAGAACGTGAATTGCTGCTTGAGTTGTTGCTGTTAGCCGATGTGGGTATGTTGGGGCTGCCCAATGCGGGTAAATCAACATTTATTCGTGCAGTTTCAGCGGCTAAACCTAAAGTGGCAGACTATCCCTTTACCACACTGGTACCCAGTCTGGGGGTGGTGCGTATGGATAGTGAGCAGAGCTTTGTGGTGGCGGATATTCCCGGCCTCATTGAGGGAGCATCAGACGGTGCAGGGCTTGGCATTCGTTTCCTGAAACATCTTGAGCGTTGCCGAGTGTTGCTGCATCTTATCGATCTGGCTCCGATCGATGAGTCTGATCCTATCGAAAATGCCAAAGTGATCGTCAACGAATTGCAGTGCTACAGCGCCGATCTTGCGGAAAAGCCACGCTGGCTGGTATTTAATAAGGTCGATTTGCTTGATAAAGCCGAAGCCGAAAAACGCGCTAAAGACATTGCAACGGCACTAGGCTGGGAAGGCAAATATTACCTTATCTCTGCGGCTAGCCGTGAAGGTGTGAATGCACTGTGCTGGGATGTGATGAGTTTCCTGAATACGCAACCGAAAGCCATGGAAGAACACGAGAGCAAAGCGCCAGAGAAAGTGGATTTCATGTGGGACGACTACCACCGTGAACAACTGGAGGCGGCGCAGGCGGAAGCAGAAGAAGAATGGGATGATGACTGGGATGAAGATGATGATGAGGGTGTGGAAATTGTTTATCAGCGCTGA
- the ftsH gene encoding ATP-dependent zinc metalloprotease FtsH has translation MSDMAKNLILWLVIAVVLMSVFQSFGPSESNGRRVDYSTFLTEVNQDQVREARINGREVNVVKKDSSRYTTYIPVNDPKLLDNLLTKNVKVVGEPPEEPSLLASIFISWFPMLLLIGVWIFFMRQMQGGGGKGAMSFGKSKARMLTEDQIKTTFSDVAGCDEAKEEVAELVEYLREPSRFQKLGGKIPKGVLMVGPPGTGKTLLAKAIAGEAKVPFFTISGSDFVEMFVGVGASRVRDMFEQAKKAAPCIIFIDEIDAVGRQRGAGLGGGHDEREQTLNQMLVEMDGFEGNEGIIVIAATNRPDVLDPALLRPGRFDRQVVVGLPDVRGREQILKVHMRRVPLSPDIDASVIARGTPGFSGADLANLVNEAALFAARGNKRVVSMVEFEKAKDKIMMGAERRSMVMTEAQKESTAYHEAGHAIIGRLVPEHDPVHKVTIIPRGRALGVTFFLPEGDAISASRQKLESQISTLYGGRLAEEIIYGPEHVSTGASNDIKVATSIARNMVTQWGFSEKLGPLLYAEEEGEVFLGRSVAKAKHMSDETARIIDQEVKALIERNYLRARELLMSNMDILHSMKDALMKYETIDAPQIDDLMARKDVRPPAGWEEPTSGGNTSSSDNGGAPKSPAQVDEPAPTSDNTVSGPLNDK, from the coding sequence TTGAGTGACATGGCGAAAAACCTGATTCTCTGGTTAGTCATCGCGGTGGTGCTGATGTCTGTATTCCAGAGCTTTGGGCCCAGCGAGTCGAATGGCCGTAGGGTGGATTATTCAACCTTTTTGACTGAAGTGAATCAGGATCAGGTCCGTGAAGCACGAATCAACGGGCGCGAGGTCAATGTTGTCAAAAAAGACAGCAGTCGCTACACCACATACATCCCTGTCAACGATCCAAAACTGCTGGATAACCTCCTGACCAAAAACGTGAAAGTGGTCGGTGAACCGCCTGAAGAGCCAAGCCTGCTGGCTTCTATCTTCATTTCCTGGTTCCCGATGCTGCTGCTAATTGGTGTCTGGATTTTCTTCATGCGCCAGATGCAGGGTGGCGGCGGTAAAGGTGCGATGTCTTTTGGTAAAAGCAAAGCTCGCATGCTGACGGAAGACCAGATAAAAACCACCTTCTCTGATGTTGCCGGTTGTGATGAGGCCAAAGAGGAAGTGGCCGAATTGGTGGAGTATTTGCGTGAGCCTAGCCGCTTTCAAAAATTGGGCGGTAAAATTCCCAAAGGCGTGCTGATGGTTGGCCCGCCGGGGACAGGTAAAACACTGCTGGCGAAAGCTATCGCTGGTGAAGCCAAAGTTCCTTTCTTCACCATTTCTGGTTCTGATTTTGTCGAGATGTTTGTCGGGGTCGGTGCATCACGCGTACGTGACATGTTTGAGCAGGCTAAAAAAGCCGCGCCCTGCATCATCTTTATTGATGAAATCGATGCTGTTGGTCGTCAGCGCGGTGCTGGTCTTGGCGGTGGGCATGATGAACGTGAGCAGACGCTTAACCAGATGCTGGTTGAGATGGATGGCTTCGAAGGCAATGAGGGCATCATTGTTATTGCTGCGACTAACCGACCTGATGTGCTTGACCCTGCGCTATTGCGCCCCGGTCGTTTTGACCGTCAGGTAGTGGTTGGTTTACCGGATGTGCGTGGACGTGAGCAGATTCTTAAAGTTCACATGCGCCGTGTACCATTATCACCGGATATTGATGCCTCGGTGATTGCGCGTGGTACGCCAGGCTTCTCAGGTGCCGATCTGGCTAACCTGGTCAACGAAGCGGCATTGTTTGCTGCCCGCGGCAATAAGCGTGTTGTATCGATGGTTGAGTTCGAAAAGGCGAAAGACAAAATCATGATGGGCGCTGAGCGCCGCTCCATGGTGATGACGGAAGCCCAGAAAGAGTCCACCGCTTACCATGAAGCCGGTCATGCCATTATCGGGCGGCTTGTGCCTGAACATGACCCGGTGCATAAGGTGACGATTATCCCTCGTGGCCGTGCTTTAGGGGTAACGTTCTTCCTGCCGGAGGGGGATGCTATCAGTGCCAGCCGCCAGAAACTGGAAAGCCAGATTTCTACGCTTTATGGCGGTCGTCTTGCTGAAGAGATCATTTATGGCCCGGAGCATGTCTCTACCGGTGCCTCTAACGACATTAAAGTGGCGACGTCTATTGCTCGCAATATGGTGACACAGTGGGGGTTCTCGGAAAAACTGGGGCCATTGCTGTATGCGGAAGAGGAAGGGGAAGTTTTCCTTGGCCGTTCTGTTGCGAAAGCCAAGCATATGTCTGATGAGACTGCCCGTATTATCGATCAGGAAGTGAAAGCACTGATTGAACGTAACTATCTGCGTGCCCGCGAATTGTTGATGTCCAACATGGATATTCTGCATTCGATGAAAGATGCGCTGATGAAATACGAAACGATTGATGCGCCACAAATTGATGATCTTATGGCTCGCAAAGATGTTCGTCCTCCCGCTGGCTGGGAAGAACCGACGTCGGGTGGAAATACATCGTCATCGGACAACGGCGGTGCACCTAAATCGCCTGCTCAGGTGGATGAACCAGCACCGACATCTGATAACACAGTGTCTGGTCCGTTGAACGATAAATAA